From a single Natronorubrum tibetense GA33 genomic region:
- a CDS encoding ABC1 kinase family protein yields the protein MLVAWQFLPLLVAFARDRRRFLLFGRSRRVDPETHRHRAEVLLESLLTLGPTFIKLGQLLSTRPDVLPPAYIDVLSALQDDVPPAEWDEAKVVLEDELGGPLEDHFTEFETEAISGASLGQVYRARVDPDAVAADEAADGSTERTSDVGTAGDAGREVAVKIRRPNIEELVNADLRVIKWSLPILLTFVDESRSFSLENLADEFSKTIREEMDYEREAEMLQEIRGNFAGDDRFVIPDVVESHSGPRVLTMEYVEGTKVNDVEELERKGIDRTRVAENLERAYLQMIIEDGVFHADPHPGNLAVTDDGQIVFYDFGMSGRVDSFIQEKIVDFYVAVANQDIDGILDALIEIGTLSPDADRGVMAEVMEIAIQDARGEDVEQYRINQIVGQIEDSIYVFPFRLPKNLALVLRVATVVEGVCVTLDSDFDFIDTATDYLTEEGYREETARQYVRETGQQLRRSGESLTRLAPKTERTLDRLDRDDLFVRIGVEDEEKVFATLAKRLIYGLLLTMSLFSMGVLYALEAPEASAVAAIFSLVVMIQLYRSFRERRTTRVKPQFTRQNLRQRRDEK from the coding sequence GTGCTCGTCGCGTGGCAGTTCCTCCCACTGCTCGTCGCCTTCGCCCGTGACCGGCGACGATTCCTGCTGTTCGGCCGGTCGCGGCGCGTCGACCCCGAGACCCACCGCCACCGCGCGGAGGTCCTCCTCGAGTCGCTGTTGACCCTCGGGCCGACGTTCATCAAACTCGGCCAGTTGCTCTCGACGCGGCCGGACGTGTTGCCGCCGGCGTACATCGACGTGCTCTCGGCGCTGCAGGACGACGTGCCGCCCGCGGAGTGGGACGAGGCGAAGGTCGTGCTGGAAGACGAACTCGGCGGGCCGCTCGAGGATCACTTTACGGAATTCGAGACGGAGGCGATCAGCGGCGCGAGTCTGGGACAGGTGTACCGGGCGCGCGTCGATCCCGACGCTGTAGCGGCCGACGAAGCTGCCGACGGGAGCACCGAACGGACGAGCGACGTCGGTACCGCCGGTGACGCCGGCCGCGAGGTCGCCGTCAAGATCCGGCGGCCGAACATCGAGGAACTGGTGAACGCCGACCTGCGCGTGATCAAGTGGTCGCTCCCGATCCTGCTCACCTTCGTCGACGAGTCGCGGTCGTTCTCGCTCGAGAACCTCGCCGACGAGTTCTCGAAGACGATCCGCGAGGAGATGGACTACGAGCGCGAAGCCGAGATGCTCCAGGAGATCCGCGGAAACTTCGCCGGCGACGATCGGTTCGTCATCCCCGACGTGGTCGAGAGCCACTCGGGACCGCGCGTGCTCACGATGGAGTACGTCGAGGGGACGAAGGTCAACGACGTCGAGGAACTCGAGCGAAAGGGGATCGACCGAACGCGAGTCGCGGAGAACCTGGAGCGAGCGTACCTGCAGATGATCATCGAGGACGGCGTCTTTCACGCCGACCCGCACCCGGGGAACCTCGCGGTGACCGACGACGGCCAAATCGTCTTCTACGACTTCGGGATGTCCGGACGGGTCGACTCGTTCATCCAGGAGAAGATCGTCGACTTCTACGTCGCCGTCGCCAACCAGGACATCGACGGCATCCTCGACGCCCTAATCGAGATCGGGACGCTCAGCCCCGACGCCGATCGCGGGGTGATGGCCGAGGTGATGGAGATCGCGATCCAGGACGCCCGCGGCGAGGACGTCGAACAGTACCGGATCAACCAGATCGTCGGCCAGATCGAGGACTCGATCTACGTCTTCCCGTTCCGACTCCCGAAGAACCTCGCGCTGGTCCTCCGAGTCGCAACCGTCGTCGAGGGCGTCTGTGTCACCCTCGACTCCGACTTCGACTTCATCGACACGGCGACGGACTACCTCACCGAGGAGGGCTACCGCGAGGAGACCGCTCGCCAGTACGTCCGGGAGACCGGTCAGCAACTCCGTCGCAGCGGCGAGTCCCTCACTCGGTTGGCACCCAAAACGGAGCGCACGCTCGACCGACTGGACCGCGATGACCTCTTCGTCCGGATCGGTGTCGAGGACGAGGAGAAGGTGTTCGCCACGCTCGCCAAACGACTGATTTACGGCCTGTTACTGACCATGTCGCTGTTCTCGATGGGCGTCCTCTACGCCCTCGAGGCCCCTGAGGCCAGCGCCGTCGCCGCGATCTTCTCGCTCGTGGTGATGATCCAGCTCTACCGGTCGTTCCGCGAGCGGCGAACGACCCGCGTCAAACCGCAGTTCACCCGCCAGAACCTGCGCCAGCGACGCGACGAGAAGTGA
- a CDS encoding molybdopterin molybdotransferase MoeA: MDGADSERKESGFKVRTPVAEARRTLRDAVVASEQANGAGSSGDDPPRTGTERIDVERADGRVLATPVVSAQNVPHYQRAAMDGYAVRAADTFGASDRSAEVLQIAEGTGGDASVGPDTAARVHTGSALPEGADAVVMIERVTALESAGELEVEDAVAEGENVAPVGEDVEEGQRLYEAGHRLRPSDLGLLRSAGYTKVPVAKRPTVGVVPTGEELVADDPGPGEVIETNGLTVSRLVERWDGRATYRNVVTDDPESLRVAIQRDLTKDVVVTTGGSSVGQRDLLPEVIDDLGEVLVHGVGLKPGHPVCLGIVEDTPVLALPGYPVACIVNAVQFLRPVLRWLEGTEPDPHPTTLARLGRKIPSEPGTRTFARVQLEPREGDTDELEANEPRYTATPTRASGSGVLSSVALADGWVVVDDEREGIPAGETVAVQDWEPNG, encoded by the coding sequence ATGGACGGAGCCGACAGCGAGCGCAAGGAGTCCGGGTTCAAGGTTCGGACCCCGGTAGCAGAGGCGCGTCGGACGCTCAGGGACGCCGTCGTGGCGAGCGAGCAGGCCAACGGGGCCGGTTCCAGTGGCGACGATCCGCCTCGCACGGGCACCGAACGGATCGACGTCGAGCGCGCGGACGGCCGCGTGCTGGCCACGCCGGTCGTCTCCGCACAGAACGTCCCACACTACCAACGGGCCGCGATGGACGGCTACGCCGTCCGCGCCGCGGATACCTTCGGTGCCAGCGATCGCTCGGCTGAAGTGCTTCAGATCGCCGAAGGAACCGGCGGCGACGCCAGCGTCGGACCCGACACCGCCGCCCGCGTCCACACCGGCAGCGCCCTGCCAGAGGGCGCCGACGCCGTCGTGATGATCGAACGCGTGACGGCCCTCGAGTCCGCGGGCGAACTCGAGGTCGAAGACGCCGTCGCGGAGGGGGAAAACGTCGCTCCGGTCGGCGAGGACGTCGAGGAGGGCCAACGGCTCTACGAGGCGGGCCATCGGCTCCGGCCGTCGGATCTCGGACTCTTGCGCTCTGCGGGCTACACGAAGGTGCCGGTCGCAAAGCGGCCGACGGTCGGCGTCGTGCCGACGGGAGAGGAACTCGTCGCGGACGATCCGGGGCCGGGCGAGGTCATCGAGACGAACGGACTCACCGTCTCCCGACTGGTCGAACGTTGGGACGGCCGCGCAACCTACCGAAACGTCGTCACCGACGACCCCGAGTCACTGCGCGTGGCGATCCAGCGGGATCTGACGAAAGACGTCGTCGTCACGACCGGTGGCTCCTCGGTCGGCCAGCGCGACCTCCTGCCCGAAGTGATCGACGACCTGGGCGAGGTGCTCGTCCACGGCGTCGGCCTCAAGCCCGGCCACCCAGTCTGCCTGGGGATCGTCGAGGACACTCCCGTCCTCGCCTTACCCGGCTACCCCGTCGCCTGTATTGTCAACGCCGTCCAGTTCTTACGTCCCGTACTGCGCTGGCTCGAGGGAACCGAGCCCGACCCCCACCCCACGACGCTGGCCCGACTCGGGCGCAAAATTCCGAGCGAGCCCGGGACGCGAACGTTCGCGCGAGTGCAACTCGAGCCGCGGGAGGGAGACACGGACGAACTCGAGGCCAACGAGCCGCGATACACCGCAACGCCGACCAGAGCGAGCGGGTCGGGCGTGCTCTCGAGCGTCGCACTGGCCGACGGCTGGGTGGTCGTCGACGACGAGCGCGAGGGGATCCCGGCTGGTGAGACGGTCGCCGTACAGGACTGGGAGCCGAACGGCTGA
- a CDS encoding universal stress protein: MFDRILVPTDGSGPANAALEYAGEIAAVEQVTVHILYVVDPSADPDDADDPIADSRDWAGETGSPIIEEVETGEPRDAILESAVEHDVDAIVMGTRGRRGVGRLLLGSVTEGVIRDAEVPVLVVRGDSEVRRPYPIETIVVPTDGSAHAEVALERALTIASHHDATVHILSIVDVAPAGIEDQNDLRLDRLERFARRVVDEGVERATNAGVETEVTVTYGSTHQKIRTYTDAVDADLLVMGTHGRSGLDRLLLGSVTERVLRTATTPVLTVRAASKE; this comes from the coding sequence ATGTTCGACCGGATCCTCGTTCCGACTGATGGCAGTGGCCCAGCGAACGCGGCGCTCGAGTACGCCGGCGAAATCGCCGCCGTAGAGCAGGTAACCGTTCACATCTTATACGTGGTCGATCCGTCCGCGGACCCGGACGACGCGGACGATCCGATCGCCGACAGTCGCGATTGGGCAGGCGAAACCGGCTCCCCCATCATCGAGGAGGTCGAGACCGGCGAGCCGCGGGACGCGATCCTCGAGTCCGCCGTCGAGCACGATGTCGACGCAATCGTCATGGGGACGCGTGGCCGACGCGGTGTCGGTCGACTCCTGCTCGGCAGCGTGACCGAAGGGGTCATTCGCGACGCCGAGGTTCCCGTTCTCGTCGTTCGGGGGGACTCTGAGGTCAGACGGCCGTATCCGATCGAGACGATCGTGGTTCCAACCGACGGCAGCGCGCACGCCGAGGTCGCACTCGAGCGCGCACTGACGATAGCGAGCCACCACGACGCGACCGTTCATATCCTCTCGATCGTCGACGTAGCGCCGGCGGGGATCGAGGATCAGAACGATCTCAGACTCGATCGACTCGAGCGGTTCGCCCGTCGAGTCGTCGACGAGGGTGTCGAACGGGCGACAAACGCGGGCGTCGAGACGGAGGTGACGGTCACGTACGGCTCGACACACCAGAAGATTCGGACGTACACCGACGCCGTCGATGCGGATCTCCTCGTGATGGGGACGCACGGACGCAGTGGGCTCGATCGGCTCCTCCTGGGGAGCGTTACGGAACGGGTACTCCGGACGGCGACGACGCCGGTGCTGACGGTTCGAGCAGCGAGCAAAGAGTGA
- a CDS encoding enolase-like domain-containing protein, with translation MDYHRIADLSLSIDAVSTERLERETSSEFTRVSTEFALAGPASNADGAHNAPIVGRGEDVTYETDEHDALAESGLPDLTGEYTIDSFSARLESVNLFPAGPPDREVFRNYRRWGLESAALDLALRQAGTDIASALGRSLDPVRFVASTRLGDPPTTDRLEQLRERVPGLEFKLDPIPEWDDALVTEIDESVGADAVRILDLKGQYEGTEVDVPTDPGLYRRVFEAFPDAVLEDPSMTDETEPLFEDDSARSRVSWDAPIDSLEDVESLPWEPDWLNIKPSRFGSLESLLETIAHCEERDIRLYGGGQFELGVGRGHIQTLASLYYPDGPNDVAPRAYNESDAGTELPSSPLEPPAVPVGFRWDGDA, from the coding sequence ATGGACTACCACCGGATCGCCGATCTGTCGCTGTCGATCGACGCGGTGTCGACCGAACGGCTGGAGCGGGAGACCTCGAGCGAGTTCACCCGCGTCTCAACCGAGTTCGCGCTGGCTGGGCCTGCCTCGAACGCCGACGGTGCTCACAATGCCCCCATCGTCGGCCGCGGCGAGGACGTCACCTACGAGACGGACGAACACGACGCGCTGGCCGAGTCGGGACTGCCCGATCTCACTGGAGAGTACACCATCGACTCCTTTTCTGCCCGCCTCGAGTCGGTCAACCTGTTCCCGGCTGGCCCACCCGACCGCGAGGTCTTTCGCAACTACCGCCGGTGGGGACTCGAGAGCGCCGCGTTGGACCTCGCCCTTCGACAGGCCGGAACTGACATCGCCAGCGCGCTCGGGCGCTCGCTCGACCCCGTTCGGTTCGTCGCCAGCACGCGACTGGGCGACCCGCCGACGACCGACCGACTCGAGCAGTTGCGCGAGCGAGTTCCCGGCCTCGAGTTCAAACTCGATCCGATCCCTGAGTGGGACGACGCCCTCGTGACCGAAATCGACGAGAGCGTCGGCGCCGATGCCGTCCGGATTCTCGATCTGAAGGGGCAGTACGAGGGGACCGAGGTCGACGTCCCGACGGATCCGGGGCTGTACCGGCGCGTTTTCGAGGCCTTCCCCGACGCCGTCCTCGAGGATCCATCCATGACCGATGAGACCGAGCCCCTGTTCGAGGACGATTCGGCTCGAAGCCGCGTCTCCTGGGACGCGCCGATCGACAGCCTCGAGGACGTCGAATCGCTCCCGTGGGAGCCCGACTGGCTCAACATCAAACCCTCGCGGTTCGGCTCGCTCGAGTCGCTGCTCGAGACGATCGCCCACTGCGAGGAGCGCGATATTCGACTGTACGGCGGCGGTCAGTTCGAGCTCGGCGTCGGTCGCGGCCACATCCAGACGCTCGCGTCGCTGTACTACCCAGACGGCCCCAACGACGTTGCGCCGCGGGCGTACAACGAGTCCGACGCCGGGACCGAACTCCCGTCGAGCCCGCTCGAGCCACCCGCTGTGCCGGTCGGCTTTCGGTGGGACGGCGACGCGTAG
- a CDS encoding DUF7557 family protein, with the protein MTHTIEISDDLKDRLDSHCEEDQTIEELLEELVSIYETDGAFLQEGYSE; encoded by the coding sequence ATGACACACACCATCGAGATCAGCGACGACCTGAAGGACCGACTCGACAGCCACTGCGAGGAGGACCAGACCATCGAAGAACTCCTCGAGGAACTGGTCTCGATCTACGAGACCGACGGCGCGTTCCTCCAGGAAGGCTACTCCGAGTGA
- a CDS encoding EstA family serine hydrolase — MSRLAESDRERIAALFDRHLEVGLHHGAQLSLYVDGEAVLDLAGGVTGPDGDDETSETRHVLFSSTKPYAAVTLHALVDEGELAYDDRVVDHWPEFADDGTEKAEITVRQVLSHTSGLNRGEIDDRPDLWSDWDAVVEHLESMEPNFPPGEQPAYHALTFGWLVGELVRRVSGTAIEDAAAERVFDPLDMDDTGIGLREDEDDDVATLVGFEPFDRCRDPGEGLGKNADVAAPFNSEAIHRAVIPAANGIGTAGDMARFYACLANGGELEGTRILSAETVERMTTLEAETEADGTLGREGRFALGFWKGGTTVAPYGTLSPERVFGHAGLGSSVGWADPEENIGFSYVTNGVRDGSYEHVARVNALADAVRLALE; from the coding sequence ATGTCACGACTTGCCGAATCCGATCGCGAGCGGATCGCCGCGCTGTTCGACCGTCACCTCGAGGTGGGTCTCCACCACGGTGCCCAGTTGAGTCTCTACGTCGATGGCGAGGCGGTGCTCGATCTCGCGGGCGGCGTGACGGGGCCGGACGGCGACGACGAGACGTCCGAGACGCGACACGTCCTGTTCTCGAGTACGAAACCGTACGCCGCCGTGACCCTCCACGCGCTCGTCGACGAGGGGGAACTCGCCTACGACGACCGCGTCGTCGACCACTGGCCCGAGTTCGCCGACGACGGAACCGAGAAGGCCGAGATCACCGTCCGGCAGGTGCTCAGTCACACGTCGGGACTCAACCGCGGCGAGATCGACGACCGGCCGGATCTCTGGAGCGACTGGGACGCCGTCGTCGAGCACCTCGAGTCGATGGAGCCGAACTTCCCACCGGGCGAGCAACCGGCCTACCACGCGCTGACCTTCGGCTGGCTGGTCGGCGAACTCGTCCGCCGGGTGTCGGGGACGGCCATCGAGGACGCCGCCGCCGAGCGCGTGTTCGATCCGCTGGACATGGACGATACGGGGATCGGCCTTCGGGAGGACGAGGACGACGATGTCGCGACGCTGGTCGGCTTTGAACCGTTCGACCGCTGTCGCGACCCGGGCGAGGGACTGGGGAAGAACGCCGACGTAGCGGCTCCGTTCAACTCCGAGGCGATCCACCGCGCCGTCATCCCCGCCGCCAACGGCATCGGGACCGCAGGCGACATGGCCCGCTTCTACGCCTGTCTCGCCAACGGGGGCGAACTCGAGGGCACCCGCATCCTCTCGGCCGAAACGGTCGAACGGATGACGACACTCGAGGCCGAGACGGAGGCAGACGGCACGCTCGGCCGCGAAGGCCGGTTCGCCCTCGGCTTCTGGAAGGGCGGGACGACGGTCGCACCGTACGGAACGCTTTCACCCGAGCGGGTGTTCGGCCACGCCGGACTGGGCAGTAGCGTCGGATGGGCCGACCCAGAGGAGAATATCGGCTTCTCGTACGTCACGAACGGGGTTCGAGACGGCTCCTACGAACACGTCGCTCGCGTGAACGCGCTCGCGGATGCGGTTCGACTCGCGCTCGAGTAG
- a CDS encoding GIDE domain-containing protein, which translates to MVLQLEPVSAAILAVGAVVAVAFCWYGLGELRLANRILRSQPDSVLDTTDGGRVELRGTARPVDDGRLCRAPLSDAPCLAYEYEIEQYSSSKNGSNWSTIDADDGYVPFRLEDDSGNVLIEPPGADLRLETDNRVTVDAGTEPPSTIAHFIDETEAVDAQATGSNRGILDRLTGSDRRFTERLLVPDEEVHVLGTARYDTAVSSAPGQVNAAVGVDEAAYADSRWLRLRHALFGDPFIISDSTERRLGLRAATQGLLTVGIGALAAVIAVSWAF; encoded by the coding sequence ATGGTCCTCCAACTCGAGCCGGTTTCGGCCGCGATCCTCGCAGTCGGCGCCGTGGTCGCGGTCGCGTTCTGCTGGTACGGCCTCGGTGAGCTCCGGCTCGCGAACCGAATCCTCCGCTCGCAGCCGGATTCGGTTCTCGATACGACGGACGGCGGCCGAGTCGAACTCCGCGGCACGGCCCGACCGGTCGACGACGGTCGTCTCTGTCGAGCACCGCTCTCCGACGCGCCGTGTCTCGCCTACGAGTACGAGATCGAACAGTACAGCAGTTCGAAAAACGGTTCGAACTGGTCGACGATCGACGCCGACGACGGGTACGTCCCGTTTCGGCTCGAGGACGACTCGGGAAACGTCCTGATCGAACCGCCGGGGGCCGACCTTCGGCTGGAGACCGACAACCGGGTCACCGTCGACGCCGGAACGGAGCCGCCGTCGACGATCGCCCATTTCATCGACGAAACCGAAGCGGTCGACGCTCAAGCGACGGGTTCGAATCGCGGGATCCTCGACCGGCTCACGGGGAGTGATCGTCGGTTCACGGAACGACTGCTTGTCCCCGACGAGGAGGTCCACGTCCTCGGAACGGCTCGATACGATACGGCCGTCTCGAGCGCGCCGGGACAGGTAAATGCCGCCGTCGGTGTCGACGAGGCGGCGTACGCGGACAGCCGTTGGCTCCGGCTTCGTCACGCACTGTTCGGCGATCCGTTCATCATCTCCGACAGCACCGAACGGCGACTCGGACTCCGTGCCGCCACACAGGGGCTCCTCACTGTCGGAATCGGCGCTCTCGCCGCGGTGATCGCCGTTTCGTGGGCATTTTGA
- a CDS encoding metallophosphoesterase, protein MSDTAADPVYYVISDLHMGGDDQLGEIDFLEELLAFLERLETTDENAELIINGDAFGLWEYTETEGVAKFDRLTERYPDLFEQLRATGDSIPITLLPGNHDSDLAAYDEYVSRLADYNVDLVQEMSIVRPIGDRTIHFEHGHQQDPNNRFRDFGNPFETPLGYFYNALVTSRAGQLSDRGRFNWLKDVQAVTPTERVPNWLLSKYFYREMNPLLRYAVIPFLLLFYVSAIVAVLAGLDVAGIWTMPVERTDAVLDQLGLVGEAVHFLLVVNAAITGMILLVGIPVYFVFRDVGKTVDRFGVFETDLTVDPEAPYVEAAREVFADRPETAIFCYGHTHRASVTEIDGRLLVNTGTWLKRLHRRDVVAGLLPPVFYPSYQLCAVRISDAPDGVAVEYEEIEKANPSSEEITRTERLLTLGRAPTPTLPDRAVVTDEVPSARHDMDRDADRP, encoded by the coding sequence ATGTCCGATACCGCCGCCGATCCGGTCTACTACGTGATTAGCGACCTCCACATGGGCGGCGACGACCAGTTGGGTGAGATCGACTTCCTCGAGGAGTTACTCGCGTTTCTCGAGCGTCTGGAGACGACCGACGAGAACGCCGAACTGATCATCAACGGCGACGCGTTCGGACTGTGGGAGTACACCGAGACTGAGGGGGTAGCGAAGTTCGACCGTCTCACCGAGCGCTATCCCGATCTGTTCGAGCAGTTGCGCGCGACTGGTGATTCGATACCGATCACGCTGTTGCCGGGCAATCACGACAGCGACCTCGCCGCCTACGACGAGTACGTGAGCCGGCTGGCCGACTACAACGTCGACCTCGTCCAGGAGATGTCGATCGTTCGACCGATCGGCGATCGAACGATCCACTTCGAACACGGGCATCAGCAGGATCCCAACAATCGATTCAGGGACTTCGGCAACCCCTTCGAAACGCCGCTGGGCTATTTTTACAACGCGCTCGTCACGAGCCGAGCCGGACAGCTCTCCGATCGAGGGCGGTTCAACTGGCTGAAAGACGTCCAGGCGGTCACGCCGACCGAGCGGGTTCCGAACTGGCTCCTCTCGAAGTACTTCTACCGCGAGATGAATCCCCTCTTGCGGTACGCCGTGATACCGTTCCTGTTGCTGTTCTACGTTAGCGCGATCGTTGCGGTGCTGGCGGGGCTGGACGTGGCCGGTATCTGGACGATGCCGGTCGAACGAACGGACGCGGTGCTCGACCAACTAGGGCTGGTCGGGGAGGCCGTACACTTTCTCCTCGTCGTCAACGCGGCGATTACTGGCATGATCCTCCTCGTGGGAATTCCTGTCTACTTCGTCTTCCGCGACGTCGGGAAGACCGTCGATCGGTTCGGCGTGTTCGAGACGGACCTCACCGTCGACCCCGAAGCGCCGTACGTCGAGGCCGCCCGCGAGGTGTTCGCCGACCGACCGGAGACGGCGATCTTCTGCTATGGCCACACCCACCGCGCGTCGGTGACCGAGATCGACGGCCGGCTGCTCGTCAACACCGGCACCTGGCTGAAACGTCTCCACCGTCGGGACGTCGTCGCGGGGCTGCTCCCGCCGGTGTTCTACCCGTCCTACCAGCTCTGTGCCGTCCGAATCTCGGACGCTCCCGACGGCGTGGCCGTCGAGTACGAAGAGATCGAGAAGGCAAACCCTAGTTCGGAGGAGATTACCCGCACCGAACGCCTCCTCACGCTGGGACGGGCACCGACGCCGACGCTGCCCGACCGAGCGGTCGTCACCGACGAGGTACCGAGCGCTCGGCACGACATGGATCGAGATGCGGATCGGCCGTGA
- a CDS encoding Hsp20/alpha crystallin family protein, with amino-acid sequence MSALRDALRDLSDDVFFDLLESEDAYLLVLDVPGVSADSLELSVDDGRISIDAHREKEPEDDYRYLEENRSLFLDVDLPMPADALETEAEAAVERGVLELTLPKTRDGEMTIDVVEEDAD; translated from the coding sequence ATGTCAGCGCTTCGCGACGCACTGCGGGACCTCTCGGACGACGTCTTCTTCGATCTGCTCGAGAGCGAGGACGCCTACCTGCTCGTTCTCGACGTTCCGGGAGTCTCCGCCGACTCGCTCGAGCTGTCGGTCGACGACGGCCGTATCTCGATCGACGCCCACCGCGAGAAGGAACCCGAGGACGACTATCGCTATCTCGAGGAGAACCGCTCGCTCTTTCTGGACGTCGACCTCCCGATGCCCGCCGACGCCCTCGAGACGGAGGCCGAGGCGGCCGTCGAGCGCGGCGTCCTCGAGTTGACGCTGCCCAAAACGCGGGACGGGGAGATGACGATCGACGTCGTCGAAGAGGATGCCGACTAA